From a single Pseudomonas serboccidentalis genomic region:
- a CDS encoding CoA transferase subunit A, with protein sequence MAEILSLHDAVKQFVNDGDTVALEGFTHLIPTAAGHEIIRQGKKDLTLVRMTPDLIYDQLIGAGCARKLIFSWGGNPGVGSLHRLRDAVEKQWPHALEIEEHSHADLANAYVAGASGLPFAVLRAYAGSDLPKVNPLIKSVTCPFTGEVLAAVPSVRPDVTVIHAQKADRQGNVLLWGILGVQKEAALAAKRCIVTVEEIVDNLNAPMNACVLPTWALSAVCHVPGGAHPSYAHGYTERDNRFYQAWDPIARDRETFTAWINEYIHGCADFSEFQAKLAAASEAK encoded by the coding sequence ATGGCTGAGATCCTTTCGCTGCACGACGCGGTGAAGCAATTCGTCAACGACGGCGACACCGTCGCGCTCGAAGGCTTCACTCACCTGATCCCTACGGCGGCAGGTCATGAAATCATTCGTCAGGGCAAGAAAGATCTGACCCTGGTGCGGATGACGCCTGACCTGATCTACGACCAACTGATCGGTGCCGGTTGTGCACGCAAGCTGATCTTTTCCTGGGGCGGCAACCCGGGTGTGGGTTCGCTGCACCGTCTGCGCGATGCGGTCGAGAAGCAATGGCCGCATGCGCTGGAGATCGAAGAGCACAGCCACGCCGACCTGGCCAATGCCTACGTCGCCGGCGCTTCCGGCCTGCCATTCGCTGTGCTGCGGGCCTACGCCGGCTCCGACCTGCCGAAGGTCAATCCGCTGATCAAGTCCGTGACCTGCCCGTTCACCGGTGAAGTGCTGGCGGCAGTGCCGTCGGTGCGTCCGGACGTCACCGTGATCCACGCGCAGAAAGCCGACCGCCAAGGCAACGTGTTGCTGTGGGGCATTCTCGGGGTGCAGAAAGAAGCCGCGCTGGCGGCCAAGCGCTGCATCGTCACCGTCGAGGAAATCGTCGACAACCTCAACGCGCCGATGAACGCCTGCGTGCTGCCGACCTGGGCCCTGAGCGCGGTCTGCCACGTACCCGGCGGCGCGCATCCGTCCTACGCCCATGGTTACACCGAGCGCGACAATCGTTTCTATCAGGCGTGGGACCCGATCGCTCGCGACCGTGAGACGTTTACCGCGTGGATCAACGAATACATCCACGGCTGCGCTGACTTCAGCGAGTTCCAGGCCAAGTTGGCTGCTGCTTCGGAGGCCAAGTAA
- a CDS encoding CoA-transferase subunit beta, translating into MTYTTNEMMTVAAARRLKNGSVCFVGIGLPSKAANLARLTSSPDVVLIYESGPIGAKPSVLPLSIGDGELAETADTVVPTGEIFRYWLQGGRIDVGFLGAAQVDRFGNINTTVVGDYHSPKVRLPGAGGAPEIAGSAKSVLIILKQSARSFVDKLDFITSVGHGEGGDSRKRLGLPGAGPVGIITDLCIMEPEAGTHEFVVTALHPGVTREQVIAATGWAIRFADNVVTTAEPTEVELTALRDLEARTAAAHGQAPGEA; encoded by the coding sequence ATGACTTACACCACCAATGAAATGATGACCGTCGCCGCGGCCCGTCGCCTGAAGAACGGCTCGGTGTGCTTCGTCGGCATCGGCTTGCCGTCGAAAGCGGCGAACCTGGCGCGTCTGACCTCATCGCCGGACGTGGTGCTGATCTACGAATCCGGCCCGATTGGTGCCAAGCCGAGCGTGCTGCCGCTGTCCATTGGTGACGGCGAACTGGCGGAAACCGCAGATACCGTGGTGCCGACCGGTGAGATTTTTCGCTACTGGCTGCAGGGCGGGCGCATCGACGTCGGTTTTCTCGGCGCCGCGCAGGTTGACCGTTTTGGCAACATCAACACCACCGTGGTCGGCGACTATCACTCGCCGAAAGTGCGTCTGCCGGGTGCCGGTGGCGCGCCGGAAATCGCCGGTTCGGCGAAGAGCGTGTTGATCATTCTTAAACAGTCGGCGCGTTCGTTCGTCGACAAGCTCGACTTCATTACCTCGGTCGGACACGGCGAGGGCGGCGATTCGCGCAAGCGTCTGGGCCTGCCGGGTGCCGGGCCGGTCGGGATCATCACCGACCTGTGCATCATGGAGCCGGAAGCGGGCACCCATGAGTTCGTGGTCACTGCATTGCACCCCGGCGTGACCCGCGAGCAAGTGATCGCGGCCACCGGTTGGGCGATCCGTTTTGCTGACAATGTAGTCACCACCGCCGAGCCGACCGAGGTCGAGTTGACCGCGCTGCGCGATCTGGAAGCGCGCACCGCCGCGGCCCACGGCCAGGCACCGGGAGAAGCTTGA
- the pcaF gene encoding 3-oxoadipyl-CoA thiolase, protein MMRDVYICDAIRTPIGRFGGGLSAVRADDLAAVPIKALMERNPSVDWNAIDEVFLGCANQAGEDNRNVARMALLLAGLPDSVPGVTLNRLCASGMDAIGTAFRAIASGEMELAIAGGVESMSRAPFVMGKADAAFSRNMKLEDTTIGWRFINPLMKAQYGVDAMPQTGDNVADDYKVSRADQDAFALRSQQRTAAAQAAGYFAEEIVEVRIAHKKGETVVSQDEHPRADTTIEALSKLKPVNGPDKTVTAGNASGVNDGAAALILASADAVKKHGLTARAKVLGMASAGVAPRVMGIGPVPAVRKLIERLGVAVSDFDVIELNEAFASQGLAVLRELGLADDAAQVNPNGGAIALGHPLGMSGARLVLTALHQLEKTGGKKGLATMCVGVGQGLALAIERV, encoded by the coding sequence TTGATGCGTGACGTGTATATCTGCGACGCGATTCGTACCCCCATCGGCCGTTTCGGCGGTGGACTGTCCGCCGTACGCGCTGACGATCTGGCCGCCGTGCCGATCAAGGCGCTGATGGAACGCAATCCCTCGGTGGACTGGAACGCGATCGACGAAGTATTCCTCGGCTGTGCCAACCAGGCCGGCGAAGACAACCGCAACGTGGCGCGCATGGCGCTGCTGCTGGCCGGCCTGCCGGACAGCGTGCCGGGCGTGACCCTCAACCGTCTCTGCGCTTCGGGCATGGACGCGATTGGCACGGCATTCCGCGCGATTGCCAGCGGCGAGATGGAGCTGGCGATTGCCGGCGGCGTCGAGTCGATGTCCCGCGCACCGTTCGTGATGGGCAAGGCTGATGCGGCGTTCTCGCGCAACATGAAACTGGAAGACACCACCATCGGCTGGCGTTTCATCAATCCGTTGATGAAGGCGCAGTACGGTGTCGATGCGATGCCACAAACCGGCGACAACGTCGCCGACGACTATAAAGTGTCGCGCGCCGATCAGGACGCTTTCGCCCTGCGCAGCCAGCAACGCACTGCCGCCGCGCAGGCGGCGGGCTACTTCGCCGAGGAAATCGTCGAAGTGCGGATCGCCCACAAGAAAGGCGAAACCGTGGTCAGCCAGGACGAACATCCACGCGCAGACACGACGATTGAAGCGCTGAGCAAACTGAAACCGGTCAACGGCCCGGACAAGACCGTCACCGCCGGCAACGCCTCCGGGGTCAACGACGGTGCGGCTGCGCTGATTCTCGCTTCTGCCGACGCGGTGAAGAAACACGGCCTGACCGCCCGCGCCAAAGTGCTCGGTATGGCCAGCGCCGGCGTCGCGCCACGCGTCATGGGCATCGGCCCGGTGCCGGCGGTGCGCAAACTGATCGAGCGTCTCGGCGTGGCGGTCAGCGATTTCGATGTGATCGAACTCAACGAAGCCTTTGCCAGCCAGGGTTTGGCGGTGCTGCGCGAACTGGGGCTGGCCGACGATGCGGCACAGGTCAACCCGAACGGTGGCGCGATTGCCCTGGGTCACCCGTTGGGCATGAGCGGCGCGCGGCTGGTGCTGACCGCGTTGCATCAGCTGGAAAAGACTGGCGGCAAGAAAGGTCTGGCGACGATGTGCGTCGGAGTAGGGCAGGGTCTGGCCCTGGCGATCGAACGCGTCTGA
- the pcaH gene encoding protocatechuate 3,4-dioxygenase subunit beta encodes MTDKPGYRRPQEGTQPEYLHPTYQSTNLRSPSKPLVFLPHSLSEITGPTIGAERVADKDNDLTAQHDGEPLGERIIIHGRVLDENGLPVPGILVEIWQANAAGRYNHKRDLHDAPLDPNFTGTGRTVTDADGWYQFQTIKPGAYPWGNHHNAWRPAHIHFSLFGPSILTRLVTQMYFPGDPLLAYDPIYNCVPDTCAKERLIAAFDLEKTIPSYALGYRWDIVLRGRDATPMEK; translated from the coding sequence ATGACTGACAAGCCTGGCTACCGTCGTCCGCAGGAAGGCACCCAGCCCGAGTACCTGCACCCGACGTATCAATCCACCAACCTGCGCTCGCCGTCCAAGCCGTTGGTGTTTCTGCCGCATTCGTTGTCGGAGATCACCGGCCCGACCATCGGTGCCGAACGCGTCGCCGACAAGGATAACGACCTGACCGCGCAGCACGACGGCGAACCGTTGGGCGAACGGATCATCATTCACGGCCGTGTGCTCGACGAAAACGGCCTGCCGGTGCCGGGGATTCTGGTGGAGATCTGGCAGGCCAACGCCGCCGGCCGCTACAACCACAAACGTGACCTGCACGACGCACCGCTGGACCCGAACTTCACCGGCACCGGCCGCACCGTGACCGACGCCGACGGCTGGTATCAGTTCCAGACCATCAAGCCCGGCGCCTATCCGTGGGGCAACCACCACAACGCATGGCGCCCGGCGCACATCCACTTTTCGCTGTTCGGGCCGAGCATTCTCACGCGTCTGGTGACGCAGATGTATTTCCCCGGCGACCCGTTGCTGGCCTACGACCCGATCTACAACTGCGTGCCGGACACCTGCGCCAAGGAACGTCTGATCGCCGCTTTCGATCTGGAAAAAACCATTCCGTCCTACGCCCTCGGCTATCGCTGGGACATCGTCTTGCGCGGCCGCGATGCCACGCCGATGGAGAAATAA
- the pcaG gene encoding protocatechuate 3,4-dioxygenase subunit alpha, with amino-acid sequence MTLTATTSHTVGPYYHIGLTWLNRENLAVEQTLGERVAITGQVVDGNGDVVNDAMLEVWQANAAGKYAHPEDEQDKPLDPHFEGFGRVPVDAEGRFRFTTIKPGTVEGLKGSTQAPHLVVLVFARGLVKHLLTRIYFEGESANVDDPLLECVPAERRSTLLAKPDASGVYQWNVVLQGTDAETVFFDY; translated from the coding sequence ATGACGCTGACTGCCACCACGTCCCACACCGTCGGGCCGTATTACCACATCGGCCTGACCTGGCTGAACCGCGAAAACCTTGCGGTCGAACAAACCCTCGGCGAGCGCGTGGCGATCACCGGCCAAGTCGTTGACGGCAATGGCGATGTGGTCAACGACGCGATGCTCGAAGTCTGGCAGGCCAACGCCGCCGGCAAGTACGCGCACCCGGAAGACGAGCAGGACAAACCGCTGGACCCGCATTTCGAAGGGTTCGGCCGGGTGCCGGTGGACGCTGAAGGGCGTTTCCGTTTCACCACGATCAAACCGGGCACGGTCGAAGGCCTGAAGGGCTCGACCCAGGCGCCGCATCTGGTGGTGCTGGTGTTTGCCCGTGGCCTGGTCAAGCACTTGCTCACGCGGATCTACTTTGAAGGCGAGTCGGCGAACGTTGATGATCCGTTGCTGGAGTGTGTACCGGCTGAACGTCGCAGCACATTGCTGGCCAAGCCGGACGCCTCGGGTGTTTACCAGTGGAATGTGGTTCTGCAGGGGACTGATGCAGAGACGGTGTTCTTCGATTACTGA
- a CDS encoding MFS family transporter, translating into MTTTTAHYTGEERSKRIFAIVGASSGNLVEWFDFYVYAFCAIYFAPAFFPSDNPTVQLVNTAGVFAAGFLMRPIGGWIFGRLADKKGRKTSMMISVLMMCFGSLLIACLPTYSSIGVWAPLLLLFARLLQGLSVGGEYGTTATYMSEVALKGQRGFFASFQYVTLIGGQLLAVSLVVILQQFLSEDELRAYGWRIPFVVGAVAAVISLFLRRSLKETTSKEMRENKDAGSIRALFRDHKAAFITVLGYTAGGSLIFYTFTTYMQKYLVNTAGMHAKTASYIMTGALFLYMCMQPLFGMLADKIGRRNSMLWFGALGTLFTVPILLSLKSVSSPILAFVLITVALAIVSFYTSISGLVKAEMFPPEVRALGVGLAYAVANAIFGGSAEYVALSLKAGGMENAFYWYVTVMMAVAFLFSLRLPKQAAYLHHDL; encoded by the coding sequence ATGACAACTACCACCGCTCATTACACCGGCGAAGAGCGCAGCAAGCGCATCTTCGCCATTGTCGGTGCTTCGTCCGGCAACCTCGTCGAATGGTTCGACTTCTATGTCTACGCCTTCTGCGCGATCTATTTCGCCCCGGCGTTCTTCCCCTCCGATAACCCCACGGTGCAACTGGTCAACACGGCCGGGGTGTTCGCTGCCGGGTTCCTGATGCGCCCGATTGGGGGCTGGATCTTCGGTCGGCTGGCGGACAAGAAGGGCCGCAAGACCTCGATGATGATTTCGGTGCTGATGATGTGCTTCGGTTCGTTGCTCATCGCCTGCCTGCCGACCTATTCCAGCATCGGTGTCTGGGCGCCGCTGCTGTTGCTGTTCGCGCGGCTGCTGCAAGGTTTGTCGGTGGGCGGCGAGTACGGCACCACAGCGACCTACATGAGTGAAGTCGCGCTCAAGGGCCAGCGCGGGTTCTTCGCCTCGTTCCAGTACGTGACCCTGATCGGCGGACAACTGCTGGCGGTGTCGCTGGTGGTGATCCTGCAACAGTTCCTCAGCGAAGACGAACTGCGCGCCTACGGTTGGCGGATTCCGTTTGTGGTCGGTGCGGTGGCGGCGGTGATTTCGCTGTTCCTGCGGCGTTCGCTGAAAGAAACCACCAGCAAGGAAATGCGCGAGAACAAGGACGCCGGCAGCATCCGCGCGCTGTTTCGCGATCACAAGGCCGCGTTCATCACCGTGCTCGGTTACACCGCCGGTGGCTCGCTGATTTTCTACACCTTCACCACTTACATGCAGAAGTACCTGGTGAACACCGCCGGCATGCACGCCAAGACCGCCAGCTACATCATGACCGGCGCGCTCTTCCTGTATATGTGCATGCAGCCACTGTTCGGCATGCTCGCCGACAAGATCGGCCGACGGAATTCGATGCTCTGGTTCGGCGCGCTCGGCACGCTGTTCACCGTACCGATCCTGTTGAGCCTGAAAAGCGTCAGCAGCCCGATTCTGGCCTTTGTGCTGATCACCGTGGCGCTGGCGATCGTCAGTTTCTACACCTCGATCAGCGGCCTGGTGAAAGCCGAAATGTTCCCGCCTGAAGTGCGCGCCCTGGGCGTGGGACTGGCCTACGCGGTGGCGAATGCGATCTTCGGCGGTTCGGCCGAATACGTGGCCCTGAGCCTGAAAGCCGGGGGCATGGAAAACGCCTTCTACTGGTACGTCACGGTGATGATGGCGGTGGCGTTCCTGTTCAGCCTGCGCTTGCCGAAACAGGCGGCGTACTTGCACCACGATCTCTAA
- a CDS encoding 3-carboxy-cis,cis-muconate cycloisomerase: MTQRPGNQLFDAYFTARDMREVFCDQGRVQAMLDVEAALARAEARLGVIPASAVAPIAAACNAGLYDFAALGEAIATAGNSAIPLVKALGKQIAATDAEAERYVHLGATSQDVMDSGLVLQLRQALALIESALAALADSLATQAKRHAATPLAGRTWLQHATPVTLGMKIAGWLGAVTRSRQRLRELKPRLLVLQFGGASGTLAALGEQALPIAQALAEELQLTLPEQPWHTQRDRIVEFGAVLGLIAGSLGKLGRDVSLLMQTEAAEVFEPSAPGKGGSSTMPHKRNPVGAAVLIGAATRVPGLVSTLFSAMPQEHERSLGLWHAEWETLPEICCLVSGALQQAQLLADGLEVDATRMARNLELTQGLVLAEAVSIVLAQRVGRDTAHHLLEQCCKRAVAEQRHLRAVLGDEPQVTAELSSAELDHLLDPAHYLGQAQAWVERAVAEHNALSV; the protein is encoded by the coding sequence ATGACTCAGCGACCGGGCAATCAATTGTTCGATGCCTACTTCACTGCCCGCGATATGCGCGAAGTGTTCTGTGATCAGGGCCGGGTGCAGGCGATGCTCGACGTCGAAGCGGCGCTGGCCCGGGCCGAGGCGCGGCTCGGGGTGATTCCGGCGTCCGCCGTTGCACCGATTGCCGCTGCATGCAACGCCGGTCTGTATGACTTCGCCGCGCTCGGTGAAGCCATTGCCACGGCAGGCAATTCGGCGATTCCACTGGTCAAGGCGTTGGGCAAACAGATTGCCGCGACCGACGCTGAGGCCGAGCGTTATGTGCACCTGGGGGCCACCAGTCAGGACGTGATGGATTCCGGGCTGGTCCTGCAATTGCGTCAGGCGCTGGCGTTGATTGAGAGCGCTCTGGCAGCTCTGGCCGATTCGCTCGCCACTCAAGCCAAGCGTCATGCGGCGACGCCATTGGCCGGGCGCACCTGGCTGCAACACGCGACACCGGTGACCCTCGGGATGAAGATCGCCGGTTGGCTCGGTGCGGTGACCCGCAGTCGTCAGCGTCTGCGCGAACTCAAGCCACGTCTGCTGGTGCTGCAGTTTGGCGGTGCGTCCGGCACGCTCGCGGCGCTCGGCGAACAAGCATTGCCGATCGCCCAGGCATTGGCCGAAGAGCTGCAACTGACGCTGCCCGAGCAACCGTGGCACACCCAGCGTGATCGCATCGTCGAGTTCGGCGCCGTCCTCGGTTTGATCGCCGGCAGCCTCGGCAAACTCGGTCGCGACGTCAGCCTGTTGATGCAGACCGAAGCGGCGGAAGTGTTCGAGCCGTCGGCACCGGGCAAGGGCGGTTCGTCGACCATGCCGCACAAGCGCAACCCGGTGGGTGCGGCGGTATTGATCGGCGCGGCGACCCGGGTGCCGGGCCTGGTGTCGACGTTGTTCAGCGCCATGCCCCAGGAGCACGAACGCAGCCTCGGTCTGTGGCATGCCGAATGGGAAACCCTGCCGGAGATCTGCTGCCTGGTGTCCGGCGCATTGCAGCAGGCGCAATTGCTCGCCGATGGCCTGGAAGTCGACGCCACGCGCATGGCGCGCAATCTCGAATTGACCCAAGGGCTGGTGCTGGCCGAAGCGGTGAGCATCGTCCTGGCCCAGCGCGTCGGCCGCGACACCGCGCATCATTTGCTCGAACAATGCTGCAAACGTGCGGTGGCCGAACAACGCCATCTGCGCGCGGTGCTCGGCGACGAGCCGCAAGTGACTGCCGAATTGAGCAGCGCTGAACTGGATCATCTGCTCGACCCCGCGCATTACCTCGGCCAGGCACAAGCCTGGGTCGAGCGCGCAGTGGCCGAACACAACGCATTGTCTGTCTGA
- the pcaD gene encoding 3-oxoadipate enol-lactonase: MAFVQLADGELHYVIEGPVDAPVLVLSNSLGTDLHMWDAQMPAFTEHFRVLRFDTRGHGQSLVTPGPYSIEQLGRDVLGLLDALHIERAHFCGLSMGGLIGQWLGINAGHRLHKLIVCNTAAKIGDPSVWNPRIETVLRDGPVAMVALRDASIARWFTPDFSAANPGAAKKITDMLAATSPEGYAANCAAVRDADFREQLALINLPLLVIAGTEDAVTPPSGGHFIQEHVRGAEYAEFYAAHLSNVQAGAAFSDRVLAFLNAQ; this comes from the coding sequence GTGGCTTTCGTTCAACTCGCCGATGGCGAACTGCATTACGTTATTGAAGGCCCGGTCGATGCGCCGGTGCTGGTGCTGTCCAACTCGCTGGGCACCGATCTGCACATGTGGGACGCGCAGATGCCAGCGTTCACCGAGCACTTTCGCGTGCTGCGTTTCGACACGCGCGGCCATGGCCAGTCGCTGGTGACACCGGGCCCTTACAGCATCGAGCAACTGGGCCGTGATGTACTCGGCTTGCTTGATGCGCTGCACATCGAACGCGCGCATTTCTGCGGACTGTCGATGGGTGGTCTGATCGGCCAGTGGTTGGGGATCAATGCCGGTCATCGTCTGCACAAACTGATCGTGTGCAACACCGCAGCGAAGATCGGCGACCCGTCGGTGTGGAATCCGCGCATCGAAACCGTGCTGCGCGACGGCCCGGTGGCGATGGTCGCACTGCGTGATGCGTCGATTGCGCGTTGGTTCACCCCGGATTTTTCGGCGGCCAATCCGGGCGCGGCGAAGAAAATCACCGACATGCTCGCGGCCACCTCGCCTGAAGGTTATGCGGCCAATTGCGCGGCGGTGCGTGATGCCGATTTCCGTGAGCAATTGGCCTTGATCAACCTGCCGTTGCTGGTGATTGCCGGTACTGAAGATGCGGTGACGCCACCGTCCGGCGGGCATTTCATTCAGGAGCATGTGCGCGGCGCCGAGTACGCCGAGTTCTATGCCGCGCACCTGTCCAACGTGCAGGCCGGTGCGGCTTTCAGTGATCGTGTGTTGGCGTTTCTGAACGCTCAGTGA
- the pcaC gene encoding 4-carboxymuconolactone decarboxylase, with protein MDEKQRYDEGLQVRRAVLGDAHVDRSLNALTEFNSEFQEMITRHAWGDIWTRPGLPRHTRSLITIAMLIGMNREAELKLHLRAAANNGVSRGEIKEVIMQSAIYCGIPAANATFHLAESVWDELGVESRD; from the coding sequence GTGGACGAGAAACAACGTTACGACGAAGGCTTGCAAGTGCGCCGCGCGGTGTTGGGCGATGCTCACGTCGATCGCAGCCTGAATGCGCTGACCGAGTTCAACTCGGAATTCCAGGAGATGATCACCCGCCACGCCTGGGGCGACATCTGGACCCGCCCGGGCCTGCCACGGCACACCCGCAGCCTGATCACCATCGCCATGCTGATCGGGATGAACCGCGAGGCCGAGCTGAAACTGCATTTACGCGCAGCGGCGAACAATGGCGTGAGCCGCGGCGAGATCAAGGAAGTGATCATGCAGAGCGCGATTTATTGCGGGATCCCGGCGGCCAATGCGACGTTCCATCTGGCGGAGTCGGTGTGGGATGAGCTTGGGGTCGAATCCCGGGATTGA
- a CDS encoding methyltransferase domain-containing protein, giving the protein MSARLETAGNACTHWDAKAYQQFSRLRQRPVNELLDRVDLDNPQRIYDLGCGTGIATQLLAERWPRAQLHGVDSSRQMLDQARCLPISAQWTECDLLDWHPEQPADLLLAAAVLHFIGDHQQLLPRLLGHLRPGGCLAAHMPDWRDALWYRLMLNTLDNAGHGGTPLGTPELRQRMAARSLLALEDYYRLLAPLTTSLDIWETEQLQVVDGKSPIYDWVKVSALRPVMQALTSQEQARFIYHFLMRVQAHYPQEKNGRTLFPFKRIFIVARV; this is encoded by the coding sequence ATGAGCGCAAGACTCGAAACGGCAGGGAACGCCTGCACCCACTGGGACGCCAAGGCGTACCAGCAGTTTTCCCGTCTCAGGCAACGCCCGGTCAATGAATTGCTCGACCGTGTCGACCTGGACAACCCCCAACGCATTTATGACCTGGGTTGCGGCACCGGCATCGCCACGCAATTGCTGGCCGAGCGTTGGCCGCGTGCGCAACTGCATGGGGTCGACAGTTCGCGACAGATGCTTGATCAAGCGCGATGCCTGCCAATCAGCGCCCAGTGGACAGAGTGCGACCTGCTCGACTGGCACCCCGAACAACCGGCCGATCTGCTGCTCGCGGCGGCGGTGTTGCACTTCATTGGCGATCATCAACAATTGCTGCCGCGCCTGCTCGGGCATCTGCGTCCCGGCGGCTGTCTGGCGGCGCACATGCCCGACTGGCGCGATGCGCTGTGGTATCGACTGATGCTCAATACGCTGGATAACGCTGGGCACGGAGGCACGCCATTGGGCACGCCTGAACTGCGCCAGCGCATGGCAGCGCGGTCGTTGCTGGCGCTGGAGGATTACTACCGCTTGCTGGCGCCGCTGACCACGTCGCTGGACATCTGGGAAACCGAGCAATTGCAGGTGGTCGACGGCAAGTCGCCGATCTATGACTGGGTGAAGGTCTCGGCGCTGAGGCCGGTGATGCAGGCACTCACGTCACAGGAACAGGCGCGATTTATCTACCACTTCCTGATGCGGGTGCAGGCGCATTACCCGCAGGAAAAAAACGGGCGTACGTTGTTTCCGTTCAAGCGGATTTTCATAGTCGCCAGAGTGTGA
- a CDS encoding DUF1641 domain-containing protein → MNPPDGNAAGADGIPATPGLNNLMEKLQPLIDNGRLDNLVDLLSLVSDTVDLLDAAMVEKLAQLFENGTAAIWTVSNAVRVAKAEVSAQSSAPGLLALLKLLNEEDTRKGVAVALKTLNVIGRQL, encoded by the coding sequence ATGAACCCGCCTGATGGAAACGCAGCCGGCGCGGACGGGATACCGGCCACACCGGGTTTGAACAACTTGATGGAAAAACTGCAGCCCCTGATCGACAACGGTCGGCTGGACAATCTGGTCGACCTGCTGTCGCTGGTCTCGGACACGGTCGATTTGCTCGACGCCGCCATGGTGGAGAAACTCGCGCAGTTGTTCGAGAACGGCACTGCCGCCATCTGGACTGTCAGCAATGCAGTACGTGTGGCCAAAGCCGAGGTATCCGCACAATCGTCAGCGCCAGGCCTTTTGGCGTTACTCAAACTGTTGAATGAAGAGGACACACGCAAAGGCGTGGCCGTTGCCCTCAAAACCCTTAACGTCATTGGACGACAACTGTAA
- a CDS encoding NAD(P)/FAD-dependent oxidoreductase produces MSKRIVIVGGGVGGTMLANQLVGKLYPEVLRGDVTITLLSNSPDHYYKPAFMYVAFNQFFAEELKRPERSLLRPEITFAVEDVTRFDFPAQSLQTRSGKRYSYDFLVIATGCVPAPERIEGLQEAGDHFYQYEPARQLAQRLSTIKKGRIFITVSFPQTPNVPHQCGIAPVETTLMLDDFLRRRGVRDHVEIVYTYPTVAQLLRNCLFLQRPTGNVLPAIFEQKNILYQRGFTLSHVDADQKIAYSAEGDAQPFDILMATPPIRAVDAVLQSGASQAPNNEGWLPTHHETLQVYGLENVYVIGDTVDLPVSKAGGACHNQAPVIANNIAGEIRLGSTVSVYDGRVQAVAQMGLNAGMPLWYDYAHDVLPTPPTKLGGLLRNGFNRGLYWAVARGML; encoded by the coding sequence ATGAGCAAGCGAATAGTTATCGTCGGTGGCGGTGTAGGGGGAACCATGCTGGCCAATCAACTGGTCGGCAAGTTGTATCCCGAAGTTCTACGCGGCGACGTCACGATTACATTGCTGTCCAACTCCCCCGATCACTATTACAAACCCGCGTTCATGTACGTGGCGTTCAATCAATTCTTTGCCGAGGAACTCAAACGCCCCGAGCGATCGTTGCTGCGCCCGGAAATTACCTTTGCCGTCGAAGACGTCACGCGCTTCGATTTCCCCGCTCAGAGCTTGCAAACCCGCAGCGGCAAGCGCTACAGCTACGACTTCCTGGTAATCGCCACCGGTTGTGTACCGGCACCGGAGCGCATCGAAGGGTTGCAGGAAGCCGGCGACCACTTCTATCAATATGAGCCGGCCCGGCAATTGGCGCAGCGCTTGAGTACGATCAAGAAAGGCCGGATCTTCATCACCGTCTCGTTTCCACAGACCCCCAATGTCCCGCATCAATGCGGTATCGCTCCGGTGGAAACCACGCTGATGCTCGATGACTTCCTGCGCCGGCGCGGCGTCCGTGACCACGTGGAGATCGTCTACACCTACCCCACCGTTGCCCAACTGCTGCGCAATTGCCTGTTTCTGCAGCGCCCGACCGGCAATGTGCTCCCCGCCATCTTTGAACAAAAGAACATCCTCTACCAACGCGGCTTTACCCTCAGCCATGTCGATGCCGATCAGAAAATTGCCTATTCGGCCGAGGGCGATGCCCAGCCCTTCGACATTCTGATGGCGACCCCGCCGATCCGTGCCGTGGATGCGGTACTGCAATCGGGTGCCTCACAGGCGCCGAACAACGAAGGCTGGCTGCCGACCCATCACGAAACCCTGCAGGTTTACGGCCTGGAGAACGTCTACGTGATTGGCGACACCGTCGATCTGCCGGTGAGCAAGGCGGGAGGCGCCTGCCATAACCAGGCGCCGGTCATTGCCAACAACATTGCCGGAGAAATTCGTCTGGGATCGACCGTCAGCGTTTATGACGGACGGGTTCAAGCCGTGGCGCAGATGGGGCTCAATGCCGGCATGCCGCTGTGGTACGACTACGCGCACGACGTTCTGCCGACACCCCCGACCAAACTCGGCGGTCTGCTCAGAAACGGTTTCAACCGCGGCCTGTATTGGGCCGTTGCCCGCGGCATGCTTTGA